The following proteins come from a genomic window of Methanocella conradii HZ254:
- a CDS encoding 3-isopropylmalate dehydratase small subunit produces the protein MKFKGRAWKFGDNVDTDVIIPGKYLRTTDLRSLGEHAMEGLDAGFKPAPGDIIVAGKNFGCGSSREQAPMALKYAGISCVVARSFARIFFRNAINVGLPIVEANICDAVESGDVVEVDLDNGIVKAGGREYESTRLPEFLQDILKAGGLVAYRRGVR, from the coding sequence GTGAAATTTAAGGGCAGGGCATGGAAATTCGGGGATAACGTGGACACTGATGTCATCATCCCCGGGAAATACCTGCGGACGACTGATCTCAGATCGCTGGGTGAGCACGCCATGGAGGGACTAGATGCCGGATTTAAGCCGGCACCGGGCGACATCATCGTGGCCGGCAAGAACTTCGGGTGCGGCTCGTCGAGGGAGCAGGCCCCCATGGCCCTTAAATATGCGGGCATAAGCTGTGTGGTCGCCAGGTCTTTCGCCCGCATCTTCTTCAGGAACGCCATCAACGTGGGCCTGCCCATCGTCGAGGCCAACATCTGCGATGCGGTCGAGAGCGGAGACGTCGTCGAGGTAGACCTGGATAATGGCATAGTGAAGGCAGGAGGCAGGGAATATGAAAGCACGAGGCTGCCAGAGTTCCTACAGGACATCCTGAAGGCGGGCGGCCTGGTGGCGTACAGGAGGGGCGTGCGATGA
- a CDS encoding 3-isopropylmalate dehydratase large subunit, whose protein sequence is MGTISEEILGRAAGKKACAGEFVIARVDYAMSHDGTSVLAVKALKEMGVDKVWDPSRIIIPLDHLVPANNETTALLHKELREWAFSHGIVHFYDVGEGICHQVMAEKGFAMPGKVVVGADSHSCTYGAFGAFGTGVGATDMAEIYASGKLWFRVPETIKVTIDGGLPKGVTAKDVALHVIKHVKADGAAYKALEFYGSTISEMSMAGRMTLCNMAIEMGAKAGIVPPDARTEAYLEGRAVEPYAPVYANDASYCDEYHFDSRISPLVACPFEVDNVHDVEEVEGRHIDQVLIGSCTNGRFEDLREAARILDGRKVKCRTLVIPASRGVMLEAISSGVAATLLKAGATICNPGCGPCLGGHMGVLAQGEACMSTTNRNFRGRMGKGAEVYLGSPLTAAATAIEGKIADPRRYL, encoded by the coding sequence GTGGGGACTATAAGCGAGGAAATACTGGGCCGGGCAGCGGGCAAAAAGGCATGCGCGGGAGAGTTCGTCATTGCGAGGGTGGACTATGCCATGAGCCACGATGGCACATCGGTGCTCGCCGTGAAAGCGCTTAAGGAAATGGGCGTCGATAAGGTGTGGGACCCATCGCGCATCATCATCCCCCTTGACCATCTGGTGCCCGCCAATAATGAGACGACGGCGCTCCTTCATAAGGAGTTGAGGGAGTGGGCCTTCTCCCATGGGATAGTGCACTTTTACGACGTTGGGGAGGGCATATGCCATCAGGTCATGGCCGAAAAAGGGTTTGCCATGCCTGGCAAGGTGGTGGTTGGGGCGGACTCGCACTCGTGTACATATGGCGCCTTCGGGGCCTTTGGCACCGGGGTGGGCGCCACTGACATGGCCGAGATATACGCTTCAGGGAAGCTCTGGTTCAGGGTGCCTGAGACCATCAAGGTCACGATCGATGGAGGCTTACCAAAAGGGGTTACTGCCAAGGATGTTGCCTTGCACGTTATTAAGCACGTTAAGGCTGATGGAGCGGCTTATAAGGCGCTGGAGTTTTACGGCTCGACTATAAGCGAGATGTCGATGGCGGGCAGGATGACGCTGTGCAACATGGCGATAGAGATGGGCGCCAAGGCGGGCATCGTGCCGCCGGATGCCAGGACGGAGGCATACCTGGAAGGAAGGGCTGTAGAGCCATACGCGCCCGTATACGCAAATGATGCCTCATATTGTGACGAATATCATTTTGACTCTCGCATATCCCCGCTGGTGGCATGCCCTTTTGAGGTGGACAACGTCCATGACGTGGAGGAGGTGGAGGGCAGGCATATAGACCAGGTGCTCATAGGCTCCTGTACTAATGGGCGCTTTGAGGACCTGCGGGAGGCTGCCCGCATCCTCGATGGGAGGAAGGTGAAGTGCAGGACCCTGGTGATACCGGCATCCAGGGGAGTTATGCTCGAGGCGATAAGCAGCGGCGTCGCCGCCACCCTTCTAAAGGCCGGGGCGACCATATGTAACCCCGGTTGCGGCCCCTGCCTGGGCGGACACATGGGCGTTTTAGCGCAGGGGGAGGCGTGCATGTCCACAACGAACCGTAATTTCAGGGGGCGGATGGGTAAAGGGGCTGAAGTCTATCTTGGCTCGCCTCTTACTGCCGCTGCAACGGCAATCGAGGGAAAGATAGCGGACCCGAGGCGATACCTGTGA
- a CDS encoding homocitrate synthase family protein yields the protein MAGFSKNDWMKHVKMGPLDVEICDVTLRDGEQTPGVSFTKEEKMEIARTLDEIGVEVIEAGFPVVSQGEKDAVKAIARMGLDAKICCLARAVKEDVDAVLDCDADIVGIFMGTSELHLKYKHKKTQEEAIDCMVTALEHAKRHGLVVRFAAEDSTRTDLEFLKRFYKAGEEAGADYVSIADTVGAMNPTTMKYLVSEIRKAVSIPVCVHCHDDLGLAVANTLAAAEAGARQLHTTVNGIGERAGNAALEEVLMGLLIHYNVDRYDTTRLKGLSDMVARYSGIAVAKNKAVVGANAFAHESGIHIAALLENDRTYELYSPELVGGSREFILGKHSGSKALCYMARQMGYTLSQAETSLILEEIKRLSDMKKSLRKEELAELISRTLTDKKLSMTKA from the coding sequence ATGGCCGGGTTTTCTAAGAATGATTGGATGAAGCACGTAAAAATGGGGCCGCTCGACGTGGAGATATGCGACGTCACCCTGAGGGATGGCGAGCAGACGCCGGGCGTATCGTTCACGAAAGAGGAAAAAATGGAGATAGCCCGGACGCTTGACGAGATAGGCGTTGAGGTAATAGAGGCCGGTTTTCCTGTTGTGTCCCAAGGGGAGAAAGATGCTGTCAAGGCTATTGCGCGTATGGGCCTGGACGCGAAGATATGCTGCCTGGCGCGTGCCGTCAAAGAAGACGTCGACGCGGTGCTCGATTGTGACGCTGATATAGTGGGCATATTCATGGGCACCTCGGAGCTCCACCTAAAGTATAAGCATAAGAAGACCCAGGAAGAGGCCATTGACTGCATGGTCACGGCCCTCGAGCACGCGAAGAGGCATGGGCTAGTCGTGCGGTTCGCTGCCGAGGACTCCACCCGCACTGACCTGGAGTTTTTGAAGCGATTCTATAAGGCCGGCGAGGAGGCCGGGGCGGACTACGTGAGCATTGCGGACACTGTTGGAGCCATGAACCCTACGACTATGAAGTATCTTGTCTCTGAGATAAGGAAGGCCGTGAGCATACCAGTATGCGTCCATTGCCACGACGACCTGGGCCTGGCGGTCGCTAACACCCTGGCGGCGGCGGAGGCGGGCGCAAGGCAGCTACACACGACCGTGAACGGCATCGGCGAGCGGGCCGGGAACGCGGCGCTCGAAGAGGTGCTCATGGGGCTTCTCATTCATTATAATGTAGACCGCTATGATACCACCCGGCTTAAGGGGCTTTCAGACATGGTGGCAAGATACTCGGGAATCGCCGTGGCAAAGAATAAGGCAGTCGTGGGCGCTAACGCCTTCGCCCACGAGTCCGGAATCCACATCGCCGCCCTCCTCGAGAACGACCGCACTTACGAGCTGTACTCCCCTGAATTAGTGGGCGGCAGCAGGGAGTTCATACTTGGCAAGCATAGCGGCAGCAAGGCATTATGTTACATGGCCCGGCAGATGGGATACACGCTTTCCCAGGCTGAGACAAGCCTCATCCTTGAGGAGATAAAGCGCCTGAGCGACATGAAGAAGTCCCTACGCAAGGAAGAGCTGGCCGAGCTGATATCGAGGACGCTGACGGACAAAAAGTTGAGCATGACGAAGGCTTAA
- a CDS encoding thiamine pyrophosphate-dependent enzyme → MMEQEAKSVDGAEAAHLALKDGGAGLITGVPGYPINRLFSILQDDGEMRAQWQFNEKIAYEMAVGASVMGGRAAVISKHVGVNVMADPLITSATHGLGAGVVVIAGDDVGALQSQNEQDSRWYGKLAEIPVYDPSTPGDLYDAIIGGFELSESISAPVLIRVTNEVFGEKGAISRKKPSVPHKKLDKAIWGYTMYGKRQKYLRDGWNYAAMEAERSQLNRVEKRGPVGIISSGHASALASKVATSLGLSHLSIGLVNPFPSMLVNDFLAGLEYVLVCEEASPFIEEQLSLPRVKGRLTGHLPRAGPLDEASIRSAIENIDSIGFYQDIRPETLASRGYAVGRCEGCPYGPVYEAIKSLGVPVSGDMGCSILAANPPHSMLDVACSLGSAVSTACGFGQKGIAMIGDFAILHTGLQALVNARLNGHEALVVVFANREAAMTGGQALPDIAGLLKDIFKEDCIIQKSASLSQEKVRSDLEKLLMAPGLKLYVITASCPPGHKYTRIKA, encoded by the coding sequence ATGATGGAGCAGGAGGCAAAAAGCGTTGACGGCGCAGAGGCGGCGCACCTCGCGCTGAAAGATGGCGGGGCAGGGCTTATAACGGGAGTGCCCGGGTACCCGATAAATCGCCTTTTTTCGATACTACAGGATGACGGGGAGATGCGGGCGCAATGGCAGTTCAACGAGAAGATCGCGTACGAGATGGCCGTCGGCGCGTCCGTGATGGGTGGCAGGGCGGCGGTAATTTCCAAACACGTCGGGGTTAACGTGATGGCAGACCCGCTCATAACTTCAGCCACGCATGGGCTTGGGGCGGGCGTCGTCGTCATCGCCGGAGATGACGTGGGGGCGCTACAGTCCCAGAATGAGCAGGACTCGCGGTGGTATGGCAAGCTGGCCGAGATACCGGTGTATGACCCGTCTACCCCTGGCGACCTTTATGACGCAATAATCGGGGGATTTGAGCTTTCGGAGAGCATCAGCGCGCCAGTGCTCATAAGGGTGACTAACGAAGTATTTGGCGAAAAAGGCGCTATTTCCAGGAAAAAGCCCTCTGTGCCCCATAAGAAGCTCGATAAGGCCATATGGGGCTACACCATGTATGGCAAGCGCCAGAAATACCTGAGGGACGGATGGAACTACGCCGCCATGGAGGCGGAACGGTCGCAGCTTAATCGAGTCGAAAAAAGAGGCCCTGTAGGCATCATATCATCGGGCCACGCTTCGGCGCTCGCGTCAAAAGTGGCTACCTCGCTGGGACTTTCACACTTATCCATAGGGCTGGTCAACCCGTTCCCGAGCATGCTGGTCAATGATTTTTTAGCGGGGCTTGAGTATGTTTTGGTTTGTGAGGAGGCCTCGCCGTTCATCGAGGAGCAGCTCTCCCTGCCCAGGGTGAAAGGCAGGCTGACGGGGCATTTACCGAGGGCAGGCCCGCTGGACGAGGCGTCCATAAGGAGCGCCATAGAGAACATCGATAGCATAGGCTTTTACCAGGACATACGCCCTGAAACGCTGGCATCCAGGGGCTATGCGGTCGGCAGGTGCGAAGGGTGCCCCTATGGGCCGGTTTATGAGGCGATAAAATCGCTTGGCGTCCCGGTTTCCGGCGATATGGGCTGCTCCATACTTGCGGCCAATCCCCCGCATAGCATGCTTGACGTGGCGTGCTCGCTGGGCTCGGCGGTGAGCACGGCCTGCGGCTTCGGCCAAAAAGGCATCGCCATGATAGGCGATTTCGCCATACTGCATACCGGCCTGCAGGCGCTGGTAAACGCCAGGCTAAACGGCCACGAAGCCCTCGTGGTCGTCTTCGCCAACCGGGAGGCAGCGATGACAGGCGGCCAGGCGCTCCCTGACATCGCCGGGCTTCTCAAGGACATCTTCAAAGAAGACTGTATAATACAAAAAAGCGCAAGCCTATCTCAGGAAAAAGTGAGGTCAGACCTTGAAAAATTGCTGATGGCGCCAGGCCTCAAGCTTTATGTGATAACCGCCTCATGCCCCCCAGGGCACAAATATACGAGAATAAAGGCTTAA
- the cobT gene encoding nicotinate mononucleotide-dependent phosphoribosyltransferase CobT: MSVYRRIGGNLIAYDGLSFYNGGEEFAGKIKGRGSFVLVMAYTDTALIPGITAAGASPELTPYTPPLDAELVHTGRIITLDNIAMTSDAIPTPGIITRAAIMLSDFREFYVDAGNRIAPVVPHFRVGNGPGADIRTGKAVPCAKDIIENARKVGREIASQSEYLVIGETTPAGTTTALGVLMAMGMDVNNYTSSSMPDNPLSLKASAVKEGLKNAGINGTCDPLKAIECVGDPMMAATIGLVQGAKGVPVILAGGTQMAAVAVLLSKMCYPGEYDLALATTRWVAEDGSASLFGILKGASINIPVIVANLSFARSKYKGLQAYEKGYVKEGVGAGGIAAAAILKGVKKEKIEETAELIYSKLMGQP, encoded by the coding sequence TTGAGCGTCTATAGGCGGATAGGAGGTAATCTTATAGCATACGATGGTTTGAGCTTCTATAATGGTGGAGAGGAGTTCGCTGGAAAGATAAAGGGGCGGGGCTCGTTCGTGCTGGTGATGGCCTATACTGATACCGCCCTGATACCAGGCATAACAGCCGCCGGCGCCAGCCCCGAGCTTACGCCATATACGCCGCCGCTGGACGCTGAGCTGGTTCATACGGGCAGGATAATAACGCTGGATAATATAGCCATGACGTCGGATGCCATCCCAACGCCGGGGATCATAACGAGGGCGGCCATAATGCTGTCCGACTTCAGGGAGTTTTACGTAGACGCGGGCAACCGGATAGCGCCGGTCGTACCGCATTTCCGGGTGGGCAATGGCCCGGGTGCAGACATACGGACGGGTAAAGCGGTGCCATGCGCTAAAGACATCATCGAGAACGCGAGAAAGGTGGGCAGGGAAATAGCTTCTCAATCCGAATACCTGGTGATCGGGGAAACCACCCCTGCCGGCACGACGACCGCGCTGGGCGTTCTCATGGCCATGGGCATGGACGTTAACAATTATACGAGTAGCAGCATGCCAGACAACCCGCTCTCGCTGAAGGCTTCAGCGGTTAAAGAAGGGCTGAAGAATGCTGGCATAAATGGCACATGCGACCCCCTGAAGGCCATCGAGTGCGTGGGGGACCCGATGATGGCGGCGACCATCGGCCTGGTCCAGGGAGCGAAAGGGGTGCCGGTCATCCTGGCAGGCGGCACACAGATGGCGGCAGTGGCCGTGCTGCTCTCGAAGATGTGCTACCCTGGAGAATACGACCTGGCCCTGGCGACGACGAGGTGGGTGGCCGAAGACGGCAGCGCCAGCCTGTTTGGCATCCTCAAAGGCGCCAGCATAAACATACCTGTAATCGTCGCAAACCTTTCATTCGCGAGGTCAAAGTATAAGGGACTACAGGCCTACGAAAAGGGATATGTCAAGGAAGGGGTGGGAGCGGGCGGCATAGCCGCTGCCGCCATACTAAAAGGCGTAAAAAAGGAAAAAATAGAAGAAACCGCAGAGCTTATATACTCGAAACTAATGGGTCAACCATAA